A segment of the Psilocybe cubensis strain MGC-MH-2018 chromosome 5, whole genome shotgun sequence genome:
AATTAGTGGTGTGTTATAGAGGTATGAAAGGAGAGATGGATGATGACCTTGTTTCTACGCCCGTCCACCTCGAATATAGATACAGTACCATCTCGATAAATCTCATCGCCTGGCGGATGGCGTACTTTACATTTCATctacaccaaaaaaaaagccaATCAACAAAAACCTCAAAACAAcatgccaaaaaaaaaaaaaaaaaccaacctGATGCCGAATAGCCATCGACTGGCCCTTCATATACTTCAAGCAAAACTCGCATATCCACAGCCGCCCGTCGGGTATCGACGCATACTCCTCGGGGAACGGCGCATCGTACCACGTCTTGATATCGTACGGACCGAAGCGTATCGAGCGTATCCGCAGCACCCCAGGCTCGAGCTTCGGAAGCGGTGTGTGTGCACCGGGCGTCGAGGGCCCAGGGGAGTTGGCAAAGTCGAGCAGTTTCGGTGTGGTGTGCCGCTGTAGGGTGGAGGAGCGCAATGGCCTGCCGTGCGAGGGTGTCGAAGTTTCGCCGTCCAGCCCTGTCCGGGACGAGCTCGCTGtgggcggaggcggaggcgcgGTCTTTACCTAACgaatcaaagaaaaagagaaagaaagttGTAAGAAATCAtaatgatgacgatgacgatgatgatgatgggcgATCGCTTAGACGGCTATCACAACTCACCTCAGCTGCAATCCTGCTACGCTCAAAGTACGCTTTATCAACATTCGTCGGCGTCGTCTTGGAGGTGTCCCTTTCTTCCACGCCGAGGATATCATCAAACAACCCGCGCTCGggctcttcttcctcccggCCCTTGCCCTTCCCCCGCTGTGGCGGTATCCGAAGCCGGACAACGCGCGACGAGGTAGACATAGCCGGAGGCGGCGACGACTCGCGCGGCCGCTTGCGCCTGTGCGGCCGCGCAGAGGGCACCTCGATTTCCTCCTCAGAGCTCGCGGTCGGCGCGCGTGCTTTCGCGCGCACGGTGCCCTTCGGCGGCCGGCCGCGGCCCCGATACGCGGTGGGCGTCGCTGACTCCGGAACCTGcgcctcgtcctcgtcctcgtctgAGGCCTCGCTCGCGGCCGCTTTCGCCGTCTtggtcttcttcctcgtcgagGGCTTCCGGATGCGCTTGGGTTTGGTCGGTGTTGGCTGGGGTTCGAGCGCTGATCGGGATGTTGACGCTACAGATGGCTCTCTTGCGGAGGGTATTGTTGGCTGTTCGCCTTCTTCTTGTGGGGGAATAAGTTGGGGTTGTTCGATGGCAATGACGGGTGGGCATTGAGGGCAATGCCATTCGCCTTCGGGTGGGTTTTCAAGAGGGGGTACCATACAATCCATGTGCCAGCCTGGATACACAGAGATTCAGATGGTCATCAGATGGGTACCAAGACAGCACGGATAGCACATACCTCGATCGCACCAGTCGCAAAACAAGATTCTCTCCTATATTTTCTGACATGATTAGAATCCAGGCTGACTGCGAGGGTGTAAACTCACATCATCGCCCTTCTCCTGGCACACTTCGCAGTTCTTACATTCAATACACTTCCAAGAATAAGAGCGGACCACATCCCCCAGTTTCTCGAGCTGCATGCAACTTGGGTGGCCTTGGATCGAGGTTAGCTGGATCAAAAATAGCTTTGGAGGAGGGAAAAAAACTTGGCTGGGGGCTTACCACTGCGACCGCACTCATGGCAAGTGAGCATCTGCTCGCCTTCGCCGCGTTTGTTCTTTGCATCTGAGCCCTGGCAGAAGCtgcactcctcctccttgaaGACCTTGCGCTTCCGCTTGGGCTTTGGAGGCGGGGTCGGCTGCTGCGTCTGCTCGAGCGCCGGGAAGAAGGGCGTCGGGATTTGCGGCGCGAACGGATCTCCCTGCGGGCCCTGCGAGTACTGGCGTATCTGGTAGTCATCGGAGAGCGGGGGCTCGTGCGGGGCAAGCTGGTTTGTGGCCTCTGTCTTTGATGGCAGGAGAAAAGGTTGAGTACTCTGCGGATGCACGACGCGTCGCGTGGGACTGACCATTGCGGGGGGCATTTCGGGCACGGCGCTGGTGTGCTGCTCGTCTGGCATGAGAGCTGGATCGATAGGCGCACCGCCGAGGGCAGGGTCAATGGGTATGTCGTCGACATTGCTGATTGGGGTGCCGTACTCATACGAGGGCTCGCGATCAGCTGGTGTGTTTGGGGGAAAAGCAAGGCCTCTCATTATGCATGTATATAGAGTAAATAGGGACTTGTGAGGGCTAGTATAGgacagaggaggaggagggaggagcaGCTCGTCGACGGAGACGGTGAACTAGGTTGTTTGACTTTGTTTACGCATGCACTTGGCTGGTTTGGCGCGGTCTGACCAATTCAAGTCTCGTTGCGCCTTTGATCGCGAACCCCCAGCTTACCTGCTGACTATATTTATTCAGCGCACATGCGCTTGCATGGCCTCTGCAGCGCCGGCACTCGAAAAGCAGCTGCTGTGAACAGGAGATCATGGCATCCGACCGTTTTTCTGTCGGCTGGGACTGAGGCGAGCTGCTTACATGCAGCGGTTCACGGTGACAGCAGATTGATAATCGATTTGTGACTCCGGACCATGGATTGTAAATTACAGCTGGCAGACTTGTGAAAGGGCGGATTAACTCCCTTGTGGGAGAGCCCaacataaaataaaaaaaaataacattCAAGTTTCATCCGGCACAGCACAAGAAAGCCACGGCTATTTCCAGGTCTGTCCTGGCTCCAACCCTCCCCAGTGAGCGTGCGAACGTGTGCGGTGCTCGCCCTTTGAATCTCTGGTTTTGAGGGGGTTTTGGAGCAGGCAAAAGGTGGATTTGTTTTTCAGCGGGGTATTTTCCCGGCAAGGATAATTGTAAAAAAAAGGAGGAACGGAGACATTGTGGTGGCACTGTCGGCGCCAAATAGGGACCAACAATTGTATTAGCCTCCCGTCGTGGTGACCTGTTAAGGATCCATTTGGCTTTGCAAGCACACAGTGCTCTCCGCTTTTTCCCCTTAACCACTTCCACCACGTCCTACACAGCGACACAGACAATGGCGGCGGTACATCCGCTGCCAACCCAGCTTCTTTCTCAGTATGCTCGTCAATCCCTAAATGGCATCAACCCTGCTGGTCCGAGCGGTATGCCCTCCTCACCGGTGGCGACCAGGAAGCGCAAGCGCGCCCATCAGTACACTGTCAGCTACAGCGAGGTCCAGGAGGTCGATAGCAACGGTCGCCTTCGAGAGGTCATCGTAATCGACGATACACCACCCCCTCCACCCACCATCTCTCCTTCCACGACCCATAATGGTGCTTACTCTGCGTCCTACCAACCCCCAATGTATGCTGCCCCAATACGGACCAGAGCCCGCGCTGCAGCAGAGGCTCAGGCTCTCTCAGCCAGCTCCTCGTCAACTACTACCGCCCCAGCTCCCaagaagagaaaacgggACCACAATGAAGAGGTCCGTGCGCCGGCGTCCAAGAAGCCGGCAGCCACTAGCAGCCAGTCTCAGGCAGTTGTCACTGCTAAATCTTGGGAGAGCCGCAGCGGAGCTGCCACTGACGATGTACGTTGTCTCTTGTTCGCTTTTTCGTATGTTTCTCATTGACAACATCGTCATTTTTCTTTAGACATCGAAAGGCCCTGTGTCCTGTGATGATAAAGAAGGCCACTACATTATCGTCCCCGATGACATGATCCACCGACGTTGTATGTTGCTCTTCTCATGTCATACATACCTCCTCTTAACTTTATGTCTCTAGATCGAACGGTTCGATTGCTTGGTCAAGGAACCTTCggcaaagtcgttgaagcCATCGACACTGAAAACAATACTCGGGTAGCCATCAAGATCATCCGTGCTATTCCCAAGTATCGTGATGCTAGTAAGATTGAAGTACGGGTACTCCAGAAACTCAGAGAACGTGATCCAACAAATCGAAAGCAAGTATCTATCTCTGTTCAAATATCTTGATGAAAGCCAACcgaattttcttttcttagCAACTGCATCCACCTCCTTAGTTGGTTCGACCATCGGAACCACATATGTCTAGTGTCTGAGCTTCTGGGGATGTGTGTGTATGACTTCATCAAGGAAAACGATTTCGCCCCCTTTCCTCGTCACCACATCCAGAAGTTTGCACGACAGCTGCTCGGCAGTGTAGCATGTGCGTTTTTTTCATCGATGTTAATCCACTTTACTCACGTTCCACTTTCTATAGTCTTGCATGACCTGCGGTTGATCCACACGGATCTGAAACCAGAAAACATTCTACTGGTTCACAACGATTACCGGACTGTTCATGTTCCTGTGCCAAATTCGAAGGTAACCTACCTATCCTACTACACTTGCCACATGTCTAACTAATGCTCGGTAGCGCAACGCAACTAAGCCAAAGCGGATACTAGAGTGCACAGATATCCGCCTGATAGATTTTGGCTCCGCTACTTTCGAACAAGAGTACCATTCATCGGTGGTGTCCACACGACACTATAGAGCCCCAGAAATTATTTTGGGTACGGTACACGTCACTGCATCCAACTGCTCCATTCTCACCACTCTTCATCAGGACTTGGCTGGTCGTTCCCCTGTGATGCGTATTCATTAGGCTGCATCTTGGTGGAGTTCTACACAGGTCTTGCACTCTATCAGACGCATGATAACCTAGAACATCTTGCGATGATGGAGATGGTTATGGGTAAAATGCCAGAACGCTTCGCCCGCGCAGGCGCCAGATCGAAACCTGAATTCTTCAAGGATGGCAAATTAGATTGGCCCAAGCCTAAAGCCACAcggcaaagcaaaaaagatgTTCGCGCAACACGTTCGTTGTCGGTACGTTGATAATgccttgatttcattgtgtATATGAGTTTAAATCTGGGCGTCTAGGAGGTGATACCGCCATCGGACAACATCAATCGACAGTTTGCTGACCTGGTCAGGAAACTTCTTGCTTTCGATCCTGCTCAGCGGATCACTGTGCGAGAGGCACTACAGCATCCATACTTTTCCTTGAACATCCCTCCGGAGATATAATTCTTGATCTTACCCTCGTCTTCTCCCCCTTCTTATCATTCATGGTCACTAGAGTGGATGCCGTATTTGCCCTCCCATCTCCTTCAGCACATCTTTCCTACGAAGCCCAATTGTACCACCAACCTCACCAACCCATGTCTTTTTAGTACAACCAACATCAAGGAAGTTTTGGTTCTCCTGTTGCTGTCCTGCTGTTTATGATTTGTACCTCAACTCAACTATCTCGAAATTTACGACCTCAACCGTAGACCTGGCTTGGCCGAGATCATCCAATTCCCCATGGTGGATCTCGACGGATCCATGTCATATATTCGGACGCACCGTTCACGTAAAGTACTTGTTTCACTCCTTTTCatatctctttttcttctggctctCGGCCATcacaacactataatcatgACTCTCAAAGCTTTGCTCGTTATCATACTCCTTTGCGCGCATTGTATCATTCTCACTCTCCTTTTtgcattttatttttctccttttcaacTGTCTATTTTTCACTCCTTCCCCCTGTCCAATGTTTGTTTTGTcgttttcctcttttttttaaCAAAAAGAATTGGAGGCATTCTATCACTCTTTTTCTCCATCCGCGTCTTTCCTTTCACTCTGTTTCTCGTTGATTCTATCTGTCTCATTCCTTTTACTAAGTTTGTGGCTTTGTTTTTATGTTTCCTACGCCTTTCCTATCAGGATGGGCAGGATTATCTGATTACAAATTTCCTCCTTTTATCTTGTGTATCACTATTCAGAATACTAGATTCCTCGTCGAAAATATGGGGCGCGCCGCCTCGTCGAAGTTCAAGTCGCAGTCGAAATTCGAGGTTCGAAATTGCAAAAAGTAACGAGTCACTTACCGCTCCGCCCTATCTCCCGCATACAGCCTTGCCGTGCACTCCACGCTGCACTGACACTGACGCACCGCGCTCCGTCGAGTCCGTTTTCCGCTCCTGGCCGCCCGGAATGCCCCATCACAGTGCATCAATTTACCCTGAATGTATCGATGGGGTCCGTAGCCTACCTCACCCACCATTGTTGTGTCACCTCAATTCCGGATCCGATTCCACACTTTGCGTCACTCGCAATGGAGGGCTCCGGCGGAGAGGGGTTCTATCGTATCAGGTTCTATTTTTTGACTGTGCTCAGAGTTCTTACGCGTTGCACGTTTGGGTATCCATCACGACTGGCACAGTACACACATGTCCTgttcatgtccatgtccGTCAAGGCAGAACGGTCACGTCAGGCCACCATGCAGTATCACTATGCGTTGGAAATCTGCTGGAAATGGGGTAAAATGACGAGCCGATGCCAGAGCCGGGCTCCAGTGTGTTGCTTCCTTTTTTGTCTCTCTTTTTGCTGGGTCTGGTAGGTAGTGGTGATCATTTCCCGCATATCACTGATTCGGGCTTCCTTGCCAGCGATACTGCGTTTCTGCGGTTTACTTGGGCCGGGTGACAGCGCGCTGGACCTCCTCTATGTCACTCGTACAGTCTGCTTGCCTTACAGCGCATCGCGCCGTTGCCATCGATTTCGACATTCTTTATTCTTGCCATCGCACCCGCCTTCCTTAACCCGTGTATTGTGGCAGAAGTGACCTGACACGGTGTTATCTCGTATCTCGTCACGGATTGGTGACCCCCCAATAGCTCTTAGCCGCGGACAATTGGGCTTTTTCCAGAAATAAATGTGTGAAGAAAAGTTGCCCAATTATTCAATCGCGACATGACTCGGAGTCCCTCTCGTAACGCTTTATGGTTAAGGTTATGATTATGTGTTATATGCATGGCAAGATGGGTACCCGCTGGAGGCTCTGGGGCCTGAACAAGGACATCTGATGTCCTTTTGCTTTCGCAATTTCAAAAACCCGCCCTCGTTTCGTTGATCTCCTTGCCGTTTTCTTTCCAAAGCTCATCTCAAAGTCTCAGAGTCATAGTGATTCCCATATATATAGTGCATGGCGGCGCGTTCGCGTCGAAATCCGCCTTCTTGGCATCCGGTGATGAAATTCGCAGGAAGCAGCCCCGAGCCAATCGCGAGCAATCACCAAGCTATCACCGGACATTTCTCGTGAACAATTGACTTCGCCTGACTCGTCATTCCAAGCTGATTGTCACTTTTTTAATGCAGGGCGCAGACAACTCGATGGTCGGCGCGGTCTGGGTCTGGTGTGTGAACTATGTCTGGTCTTCTCTCGAAACGAGCCCTAGGCACGCTTGGTGAATTCCCAGGTAACTTGTGATTACTTTCAATTATTATTTCAGAATGACACGAGGCCCTCAAGCGATGACCTATCACTCAGCGTTGGACCTTTTGGAGCTGCGCAAAGAAAACTGATGGAAGGCAAGCTTGCTTTACAAAATACCACTTACGATTCCGTCAGAAATCAACTCCTTGGGCCCATGGTCGAAGGTAATGATCGGAATATTACGAAGCACGACGGGTATGATGCATGCCTCGTCACTGCGGGCTGCTGATCGTATTTACGAGGTATATGTCCTattttttctgctttgatGTCGTCGACTGTTGTGGTCAAGGTGCTCTGTGCCTCAAAGAGGCAGCGGTTTCGCATGGGTCGAAAGATTGGTTGTTGTGTATCACATTCCTAATGTTTTGATGTACTATTATTATGATCTTATCAGTAGAGAGGTAATTAGAGGCAAGTATACGCAATGCTAATAAAAATGAAACCACCTGGGAATGGCACCTTCCTGTTGCACTGGATATTCGAGCAATATGTTAAACAGCTTTTCGCGTTCTGGTTCTCACTCCACAGTATAAATCGTAAGCAATAGACTTGTACGTTGTCCAGATAAATACGCCTTGTTTCTTTGTCCAACCTCGGCGGCGGCGCAATGGTGAGATTTACATTGATTCATGGTATATAGGTAGACAACGGTGAAGGGGTAATCGATATCATCGAAAGCTTTTTTAGATGTGACAAATGTAATACGTACCTCCAACTTGAAGTCATTTACGAATCTTGAAGTGATGTAAAAAGCAAAGTGCCAACTATTTACTCGGAACTCCCACTGATTTGTAGTAACGGATTATCTCTAGCCGGCAACAGACTCGGGGCGTCAATCGATATTTAATACTAATAGATAAGCTACTCGCATTCTAGATTCAACTCTCGATTAACAAACACCCCTCCCACAAGCTTTATGAGGGCTGCGGCAAGTTTCGTCTCTGCGACACTTGTGCGCGTCAGCGTGGAAATGAAGATGAAATACCTAACTTCGACTGATGGTTGTTGTAGATGTAACTGAAACATTTCGAAATCAGCTCAAATAAAACCTGAGAAGAAATTCGACCTGCCAAATTTTGAGGACGATGCGGCCGTGTGGGCGCTGAATATTTGGTGTAGAACTCGTATATGAATGATTTACATTCACAATCTGGCAGATGAAATTGATTTTGCGGACGAGCGCATCCCCGGCTACGCGGTCATTGCGGCACGCGTTTCACCCTGCCCTAAACTTGATAATATAACTATCTATTTTTGGACAAGGATAAAAATAGCCACACTCTGACTCTGAAATACTCAGGGGGCTCAGATGTGACTGAGATGGGGACTTGTCATTCCTTATGGTACTCtcaaggaaggaaagaaatgAGAATCATATTCGAGGTATATATACAGAAATATCTCGTTTTATCCAAATATTCGTGCTGACCAAGGTATTAAATCAATTTTTTACCAACTCAACAATCAGCGGAAGATGATTATGCCCAATGTTCTCAATCCGCGATGTAGTTGGCGAGGCGATCGTATTCATCTGCCAAACTATTTTCTTATCTGGAGGCGAAAATCTAAAAGTTTCGATCAGAATGGAAAGGGCAACCTCTGATGCACCAGGATTAGACGGTTCGCCTGCAATTTAAGAATTGACATGCTTACTCATTTCCAGCTGAGAAAACTTGAACCCGCTGGTAAGAAGATCAGAAAAAGTGAATAATAGATTCAAATGTACGCTTGAAGCACAAGCTTACATGCATGCCCTTCCTCCACCAAGGAATGTCATCCTAAAGTTCGCTCGAGATCAACATCACATCGGTAAAGTTGTGCTTCATATATACTCACAGATTGGAATATATTCCTGGCAGATGGGCATCCACTAAGGGATCAGGAAGAGGCTTCAGCCATCTTTCCGGCTTCCATTCGTAAGAATCTGGTCCCCAAAGCTCTGAATTCCTATTTGACGCCATGACGCCAATGATGATATTTGTGTTGTTTGGAACAGGGATCTCTGACATCTCTTTCCCGTCTAGCCCTCTGATAGGTTTAGACAGGGGTAAGACTACATCCTGACGAGTACTTAGTGCGGTAGAACTTATTCAGCTGAATAATGTCTGGCTGTGAACAACACACGTACGTTCTTTGGACCATAGAAAAAGGGGGGTACCTAATTATTTGG
Coding sequences within it:
- a CDS encoding Dual specificity protein kinase lkh1 encodes the protein MAAVHPLPTQLLSQYARQSLNGINPAGPSGMPSSPVATRKRKRAHQYTVSYSEVQEVDSNGRLREVIVIDDTPPPPPTISPSTTHNGAYSASYQPPMYAAPIRTRARAAAEAQALSASSSSTTTAPAPKKRKRDHNEEVRAPASKKPAATSSQSQAVVTAKSWESRSGAATDDTSKGPVSCDDKEGHYIIVPDDMIHRRYRTVRLLGQGTFGKVVEAIDTENNTRVAIKIIRAIPKYRDASKIEVRVLQKLRERDPTNRNNCIHLLSWFDHRNHICLVSELLGMCVYDFIKENDFAPFPRHHIQKFARQLLGSVAFLHDLRLIHTDLKPENILLVHNDYRTVHVPVPNSKRNATKPKRILECTDIRLIDFGSATFEQEYHSSVVSTRHYRAPEIILGLGWSFPCDAYSLGCILVEFYTGLALYQTHDNLEHLAMMEMVMGKMPERFARAGARSKPEFFKDGKLDWPKPKATRQSKKDVRATRSLSEVIPPSDNINRQFADLVRKLLAFDPAQRITVREALQHPYFSLNIPPEI